A genomic segment from Mycosarcoma maydis chromosome 13, whole genome shotgun sequence encodes:
- a CDS encoding uncharacterized protein (related to 6-hydroxy-D-nicotine oxidase) yields the protein MSLDRFVLIVALLLTLSAVNAALHTSRTIVATRLQHCLSQAGIDFISAETSSAEVYYQASASDNVVFHYNPTLIAYPNSTSHVQQTVLCTSKHSDAAIAARSGGHSFAGFGSGGRDGSVVIDLARLNSVASHPETATVQVGPGARLGDVVKGLWHQGGARRAMSTGTCAAVGVGGLSLCGGFGPMSRKWGLTTDNILEADLVLANGTMVTISEHTHPDLLWAIRGSGSFFGIVTRFLFKSYDASSPVVSFEYRWTPSLDKADQAVAVMLAAQALSLQRKLSNDLGLHVQLRKPSQSDPQPSDGRPVSIEIKGIYLGPVAEWDRLQAKLKEELSSNAAPQPDTELVTVGSYLELMRDWDDFGKGEHKLDTQAIHKQHNNFVTKSSLTLERKKGFSKQALRPLFDYLWETSLTAGQDVELPDGRHVFWAWNIYFELFGGGSPAHAQEAAKQRSSFPHRDGLWLIQSAVGTLAHMDLARSGHAYARQLDAHINRAIEISRLGRGGYSCYVDAELEEQEWKQLYYGSSIPRLEAIKMQVDPDNLFRNPQTLGSRKEIQARRYTA from the coding sequence ATGTCGCTTGACCGCTTCGTCCTTATCGTGGCGTTGTTGCTGACGCTCTCGGCGGTCAACGCCGCGCTTCATACATCTCGGACGATTGTAGCAACACGCCTGCAACATTGTCTCTCTCAAGCGGGCATCGACTTCATCTCAGCCGAAACTAGTTCAGCAGAGGTCTATTACCAAGCATCTGCTTCGGACAATGTCGTCTTTCACTACAATCCTACGTTGATCGCTTATCCTAATTCAACATCTCATGTGCAGCAGACTGTGCTGTGTACATCTAAACATTCTgatgctgccatcgctgcgCGAAGTGGAGGTCATTCGTTTGCAGGCTTTGGAAGTGGTGGCAGAGATGGGTCGGTTGtcatcgatctcgctcgtctcaaCTCTGTTGCTTCACATCCAGAGACGGCTACCGTCCAAGTCGGTCCTGGTGCTCGTCTAGGAGATGTAGTAAAAGGCCTGTGGCATCAAGGTGGTGCTCGCCGCGCCATGTCCACAGGCACATGTGCCGCCGTAGGTGTCGGTGGGCTCAGTCTCTGTGGCGGCTTTGGACCCATGTCAAGAAAGTGGGGCCTCACGACCGACAATATCCTAGAAGCTGACCTTGTGCTGGCCAATGGAACCATGGTCACCATCTCCGAACACACACATCCGGATCTTTTATGGGCGATACGTGGAAGCGGCTCATTCTTCGGAATCGTCACTCGCTTCCTGTTCAAATCATACGACGCTTCGAGCCCTGTTGTCTCTTTCGAGTACCGATGGACACCGTCTCTAGACAAGGCAGACCAAGCCGTCGCAGTTATGCTGGCAGCTCAAGCCCTATCCCTACAACGAAAACTATCCAACGATCTCGGCCTCCACGTTCAGCTGCGCAAGCCTTCGCAGAGCGACCCGCAACCTTCTGATGGTCGTCCAGTGTCAATCGAGATCAAGGGCATCTATCTCGGTCCAGTGGCGGAATGGGACAGGCTTCAAGCAAAGCTGAAAGAAGAGCTCAGCTCTAACGCTGCACCGCAGCCAGACACCGAACTTGTGACAGTTGGCAGCTACCTCGAGCTCATGCGAGATTGGGATGACTTTGGTAAGGGTGAGCACAAACTCGACACTCAAGCGATACACAAGCAGCATAATAACTTTGTCACAAAGTCGTCACTCACTCTAGAACGCAAGAAGGGCTTTTCCAAGCAAGCTTTGCGACCCCTCTTCGACTACTTATGggagacgagcttgacagCGGGTCAGGACGTGGAGCTACCGGACGGCAGGCATGTCTTTTGGGCCTGGAACATCTACTTTGAGCTTTTTGGTGGCGGAAGCCCGGCTCATGCCCAAGAGGCTGCCAAACAACGGAGCAGCTTTCCGCATCGCGACGGCCTTTGGCTGATTCAATCTGCCGTCGGTACTCTCGCACACATGGATCTGGCTCGCTCCGGCCATGCCTATGCCCGCCAGCTCGATGCACACATCAATCGCGCCATCGAAATCTCCCGTCTGGGCCGCGGTGGCTACTCATGCtacgtcgatgccgagctaGAGGAACAAGAGTGGAAACAGTTATACTATGGCTCTTCCATACCGCGCCTCGAAGCTATCAAAATGCAGGTCGACCCAGACAATCTGTTTCGCAACCCGCAGACGCTGGGCAGCCGCAAAGAGATTCAGGCGAGGCGGTACACAGCGTAG